In a single window of the Flavobacterium sp. W4I14 genome:
- a CDS encoding TonB-linked SusC/RagA family outer membrane protein (product_source=TIGR04056; cath_funfam=2.170.130.10,2.60.40.1120; cleavage_site_network=SignalP-noTM; cog=COG1629; pfam=PF00593,PF07715,PF13715; superfamily=49464,56935; tigrfam=TIGR04056) — translation MKFTLLAFMLMCTTLMFAQQAQTIKGKVNDETGQPLVGATVLLTIEKKTVATDVDGYFSTVSNNTANKIQISFVGYKTKELPLSDFGRQLTVSMEKEGINMDEVVVVGYGTATKKDLTGAVSTLSGDLLSDRKTTRVSQALQGAVPGVSVTRSSGGPAAGSTIRIRGITTLGVNDPLVIVDGVPGNIDNISPDDIENISVLKDAASSAIYGSRAAAGVILVSTKRAKNGQASITYSADFGLEKITSLPTFADAATWMRLNNEMKTNDGLTPVYANDLINNYASLNAADPDKYPNTDWQKIYFKNSAFQQRHNLDISLGNKNVRSKVIFGYLNQPGMDPNRSFERYSFRVNNDLTITDKLSANVDFAFYRAQAFNAASSDLYAVKQLPSIYDDFYSDGRYAPGKDGVNPLANNYLGGNYNSRNNQLNARLQLNYDAFKGFKLSGVFAPQLGFIKYSTFNKMVPYSALNDPSVVINTFRTTNSLTETQGYSQAINAQLLANYQFELATDHKFTALLGFESNAFRDESSGQYRDGYLLTDYQVIDAGSQLNWSNSGNANESALRSFFGRLTYNFKNRYLVQTNFRYDGSSRFSPENRWGFFPSVSAGWVISEENFFKNRTPFSFLKLRGSWGRNGNQQIGNYSYQALVSLGSALFYNSAGQIVPASIGNQEDFAVRNKTWETKEDYDIGIDAAFFNSRLTLTADYFHKNTYDILLNLPIPLNTGLNTTSQNAGKLINNGWELQLSWNDKIGEDWSYSISANLSDFKNKIVDLKGTSTLGDQALLEGQPYNAWYGYENLGYFKDAADVAASAKLTGAEKPGDIKFRDINGDGKITADKDRVVLGNSLPRYMYGGNASIKYKQIDFGFSFQGIGKQLGKPGSLMYQPFTDNFGNVPNYMVDNTWTPERPDAKYPRLTYNNRGGNFAGSDFYLFNSAYFRLKDITLGYTFKAKLLSRIGVKNARLFVSATDLFSLSKYPKGWDPEGGQTDNPIVTTYYSGLSVTF, via the coding sequence ATGAAATTTACACTTTTGGCTTTTATGCTAATGTGTACAACTTTAATGTTCGCACAGCAAGCTCAGACCATAAAGGGAAAAGTTAACGACGAGACAGGGCAGCCCTTAGTTGGTGCAACCGTTTTGTTGACGATCGAAAAGAAGACCGTGGCAACCGATGTGGACGGTTATTTCAGTACTGTATCGAATAATACAGCCAATAAAATCCAGATATCTTTCGTGGGCTATAAAACAAAAGAGCTACCGCTTTCCGATTTTGGCAGGCAGCTTACTGTTTCGATGGAAAAAGAGGGGATCAATATGGATGAAGTGGTGGTAGTGGGCTACGGAACAGCCACTAAAAAAGATTTAACTGGTGCAGTTTCTACCTTGAGCGGAGACTTACTCTCAGACCGGAAAACAACAAGGGTGAGCCAGGCGCTTCAGGGAGCCGTTCCTGGAGTTTCGGTGACCCGTAGCTCCGGCGGGCCAGCTGCAGGAAGCACCATCAGGATCAGGGGCATCACTACCCTTGGTGTTAATGATCCTTTGGTTATTGTGGACGGCGTGCCCGGTAATATCGACAATATCAGTCCTGATGATATCGAAAATATTTCTGTACTGAAGGATGCTGCCTCTTCTGCGATTTATGGCTCAAGGGCAGCGGCAGGGGTGATTCTGGTGAGCACAAAAAGAGCAAAGAACGGACAGGCCAGTATTACCTATAGCGCAGACTTTGGGTTGGAGAAAATAACTTCGCTGCCAACATTTGCCGATGCGGCTACCTGGATGCGACTGAATAACGAAATGAAAACCAATGATGGTTTAACGCCGGTTTATGCCAACGATTTAATTAACAATTATGCAAGCTTAAATGCAGCGGATCCAGATAAATACCCCAATACCGACTGGCAGAAAATCTATTTTAAGAACTCTGCATTTCAACAGCGGCACAATCTGGATATTTCACTTGGAAACAAGAATGTAAGATCCAAAGTAATATTCGGTTATCTAAACCAACCGGGGATGGATCCAAACCGATCCTTCGAGCGTTATTCTTTTAGGGTGAACAACGATCTGACCATCACTGATAAGTTGAGTGCCAACGTGGATTTCGCGTTCTATCGCGCCCAGGCTTTTAATGCTGCATCTAGCGACCTCTATGCGGTAAAACAGTTGCCCTCAATTTATGATGATTTTTATAGTGATGGCAGATATGCTCCTGGAAAGGATGGCGTAAACCCATTGGCCAATAATTACCTGGGTGGAAATTACAATAGCCGCAACAACCAGCTCAATGCCAGGCTACAGTTAAACTATGATGCATTTAAGGGTTTTAAGCTGTCAGGTGTGTTCGCCCCTCAACTTGGCTTTATTAAATACAGTACCTTTAATAAGATGGTACCTTACTCGGCGTTAAACGATCCGTCAGTGGTGATCAATACATTCAGAACAACCAATTCACTGACCGAGACACAAGGCTATTCCCAGGCAATCAATGCACAGTTGCTGGCCAATTATCAGTTTGAACTTGCTACAGACCACAAATTTACTGCCCTTTTAGGATTTGAGAGCAATGCTTTCCGTGATGAAAGCTCGGGACAGTACAGAGACGGTTATCTCCTTACAGATTATCAGGTGATCGACGCGGGCTCTCAATTAAATTGGTCAAACAGTGGAAACGCAAATGAGAGCGCTTTAAGATCATTTTTTGGACGTTTAACCTATAACTTTAAAAACAGGTACCTGGTTCAGACCAATTTCAGATACGATGGCTCGTCAAGGTTCTCTCCGGAGAATCGCTGGGGATTTTTCCCTTCGGTTTCTGCGGGCTGGGTCATTTCGGAGGAAAATTTCTTTAAAAACAGAACACCGTTTTCGTTCCTGAAGTTAAGAGGATCCTGGGGACGGAACGGGAACCAGCAGATCGGTAATTATAGCTATCAGGCGCTGGTTTCACTCGGTTCAGCACTTTTCTATAATTCGGCAGGACAGATTGTGCCTGCAAGTATCGGTAACCAGGAAGATTTTGCTGTGCGGAATAAAACATGGGAAACTAAAGAGGATTATGATATTGGTATCGATGCTGCTTTCTTTAATAGCAGATTAACCTTAACAGCAGATTACTTCCACAAAAACACCTACGATATCTTATTGAACCTTCCCATTCCTTTAAACACAGGTTTGAATACCACTTCCCAGAACGCAGGTAAACTGATCAATAACGGTTGGGAATTACAGCTTAGCTGGAATGATAAAATTGGAGAAGACTGGAGTTATAGTATTTCGGCCAACCTATCAGATTTTAAAAATAAAATAGTCGATCTTAAGGGCACTTCCACGCTTGGCGATCAGGCCCTGCTTGAAGGCCAGCCTTATAATGCCTGGTACGGATATGAAAACCTGGGCTATTTTAAGGATGCTGCGGATGTGGCCGCCTCGGCAAAGTTGACCGGTGCGGAAAAACCGGGCGACATCAAGTTTCGCGATATCAATGGGGATGGAAAAATCACGGCTGATAAGGATAGGGTGGTACTGGGCAATTCACTGCCAAGGTATATGTATGGTGGAAACGCAAGTATCAAATATAAGCAGATCGATTTTGGATTTTCTTTTCAGGGGATCGGAAAACAGCTTGGCAAACCGGGTAGTCTGATGTATCAGCCCTTTACCGACAACTTTGGCAACGTGCCAAATTATATGGTAGATAATACCTGGACACCTGAACGCCCGGATGCGAAATACCCGAGGCTTACTTACAATAACCGTGGAGGTAATTTTGCTGGCTCGGATTTTTACCTATTCAATTCCGCATACTTCAGGCTTAAGGACATCACGCTAGGCTATACTTTTAAAGCGAAATTATTAAGCCGTATTGGCGTCAAGAACGCAAGGCTCTTTGTAAGTGCCACTGATCTGTTTTCGCTCAGCAAATATCCTAAAGGATGGGATCCTGAAGGCGGTCAGACCGATAACCCGATCGTCACAACCTACTACAGCGGTTTAAGTGTCACCTTTTAA
- a CDS encoding hypothetical protein (product_source=Hypo-rule applied; pfam=PF16405; superfamily=64518; transmembrane_helix_parts=Inside_1_4,TMhelix_5_24,Outside_25_354), with protein MKKNYFYGAKFVLIILAVILLNACKVDTLEQLGALGQKVSLVQVTSGQLLLKTDNIVIDKQNLLVRRALGLALSGLEENAGFTADIQLDFNDVPSGYDKMTAAECFLSVSASSKDPVTTVSVPAGMPQGAFYINITKAAIDGHGGRPVAVKVSLLKTSKYSINMTSQSVYVLMNTSEFGTLKTNVTDTYFKNAIFARQPGTTDRFVNLADWTTNGAMKNSRPTGAGYDQNVGYLGIERWSGGDSPIINGKIYQTFTLPAGNYTIDIDMKKVAADKDSYFVVSDGATIPDASGIAGALVQKGITNDFNNKILTVDFKLTAPKQVSIGFLINIDQGTQKIIQASSIKMYKIENLFE; from the coding sequence ATGAAGAAAAATTATTTTTACGGTGCAAAATTTGTACTGATAATCTTAGCGGTAATATTGCTAAATGCCTGCAAAGTTGATACACTGGAACAGCTTGGTGCGCTTGGACAAAAGGTATCCCTTGTGCAGGTAACCAGCGGGCAGTTGCTGCTCAAAACAGATAATATTGTTATCGATAAGCAAAATTTATTAGTAAGAAGGGCATTGGGGCTCGCCCTTTCCGGCCTGGAAGAAAATGCGGGCTTTACTGCAGATATACAGCTTGATTTTAATGATGTTCCATCTGGTTATGATAAAATGACCGCTGCGGAATGCTTTTTATCGGTGTCTGCAAGTTCGAAAGATCCCGTTACCACCGTAAGTGTTCCAGCTGGAATGCCGCAGGGTGCTTTTTACATCAATATTACCAAAGCGGCAATAGATGGGCATGGGGGAAGGCCCGTAGCGGTAAAGGTAAGTTTGCTGAAGACGAGTAAATACAGCATCAATATGACTTCCCAATCGGTTTATGTACTGATGAATACCTCAGAATTCGGTACCCTAAAAACCAATGTTACGGATACTTATTTCAAAAATGCCATTTTCGCCCGGCAGCCGGGAACAACCGATAGGTTTGTAAATCTGGCAGACTGGACGACTAATGGAGCGATGAAGAATTCCCGTCCCACTGGCGCAGGTTACGATCAGAACGTTGGCTATCTGGGAATTGAGCGCTGGAGCGGTGGGGATAGTCCAATCATCAATGGAAAAATCTATCAGACTTTTACCCTCCCTGCTGGTAATTATACAATTGATATAGATATGAAAAAGGTGGCAGCTGATAAAGATTCGTATTTTGTTGTCAGCGATGGGGCGACGATTCCGGATGCCAGTGGGATTGCAGGGGCACTTGTTCAAAAAGGGATCACCAATGATTTTAATAATAAGATCCTGACAGTCGACTTTAAGTTAACGGCACCCAAGCAGGTTTCGATCGGTTTTTTGATCAACATCGATCAGGGCACGCAGAAAATCATACAGGCGAGCAGTATCAAAATGTATAAAATAGAGAACCTTTTTGAATAA
- a CDS encoding DNA-binding LacI/PurR family transcriptional regulator (product_source=COG1609; cath_funfam=1.10.260.40,3.40.50.2300; cog=COG1609; pfam=PF00356,PF00532; smart=SM00354; superfamily=47413,53822): MKKHQITIIDIARQLGISKSTVSRALTGHSNVHQQTREKVLKLAGEMEYERNMFSIGLIKKSSKTLGIIVPEFSRSFFPQVIMGAQQKAKEAGYNLIISQSDESYDTEVANSKVMLVHQVDGLMVSITKETANFEHLKVFQRKGIPIVFFNRVCDEMIVPKVLVEDTQGAFSAVEHLIKRGKKRIAHLSGPQSLSISKKRQEGYTNALTKYKIPFDKKLIVNYDLTISNVEQHIDYFLSLEPRPDALFAINDPAAIEAIRIIKKKGLKIPEDIAVIGFSNDIVSSFIEPALTTVEQPIQEMGRVAAQLLIDQIDRNIEDWKAQTVTLKTALIIRDSS; the protein is encoded by the coding sequence GTGAAAAAACATCAGATTACCATCATTGATATTGCCCGCCAGCTCGGTATATCAAAATCCACAGTATCCAGGGCATTGACCGGCCATTCAAATGTCCATCAGCAGACCCGGGAAAAGGTCTTAAAACTGGCCGGTGAAATGGAATATGAACGGAATATGTTTTCCATCGGGCTGATCAAAAAATCAAGCAAGACCCTTGGTATTATCGTCCCCGAATTTTCAAGGTCCTTCTTCCCCCAAGTCATTATGGGCGCCCAGCAAAAGGCAAAAGAAGCGGGTTATAACCTCATCATCAGCCAATCGGATGAAAGCTATGACACAGAAGTTGCAAATTCGAAAGTGATGCTCGTTCACCAGGTTGATGGGCTGATGGTTTCCATCACTAAAGAGACTGCCAACTTTGAACACCTAAAAGTATTTCAAAGAAAAGGCATTCCAATTGTCTTCTTTAACCGGGTCTGTGATGAAATGATTGTGCCAAAGGTCCTTGTTGAAGATACACAAGGCGCCTTTTCGGCTGTAGAGCACCTGATCAAAAGGGGCAAAAAAAGAATTGCCCACCTTTCCGGCCCGCAATCGCTCTCCATTAGCAAAAAAAGACAAGAGGGTTATACCAATGCGCTGACAAAATATAAAATCCCATTTGATAAAAAACTGATCGTAAACTATGATCTAACCATTTCAAATGTGGAACAGCATATTGATTACTTTCTATCGCTTGAGCCACGGCCCGATGCGCTGTTTGCCATAAATGACCCTGCCGCTATTGAGGCAATCAGGATTATCAAAAAGAAAGGCCTGAAGATCCCCGAAGATATTGCAGTGATCGGGTTCAGCAATGATATCGTTTCTTCATTTATAGAACCTGCATTGACAACCGTGGAACAGCCGATACAGGAAATGGGAAGGGTTGCGGCCCAGCTGCTTATCGACCAGATCGACCGGAATATAGAAGACTGGAAAGCACAGACTGTCACCCTAAAAACAGCTTTGATCATCAGGGATTCGAGCTGA
- a CDS encoding beta-glucuronidase (product_source=KO:K01195; cath_funfam=2.60.120.260,2.60.40.10,3.20.20.80; cleavage_site_network=SignalP-noTM; cog=COG3250; ko=KO:K01195; pfam=PF00703,PF02836,PF02837; superfamily=49303,49785,51445), with product MNYPKIRLIVCCILVLQTFMLNAQQKYGKISLNGEWRFSLDFTNTGLKRGWESNTYKSEGGWDKAQVPHSFSADGRYLFYEGTGWYRKQFVFNGMPADSRVLLHFDAVFNRSEIWLNGKKIGTHEGGYTPFEFEVTKGIIPGKNSLVVKANNHLDSLTIPTILSNPANAGNVGWVNYGGITRDVYLMIKPETYLKNVKIETAPNLAKGNSVLKIKTFIANTKDRDTTVKIGVRLFKDGKLVPAKFKSVPIEIAKNSNGSSITAVAIDAKNTELWSVDHPKLYRAEIVLGSDTQNVNFGIRKVEVKGAKLLVNGESVKYGGGNLVLDYPKFGSVVNDTIADKYLRLMKQGGMEFQRLSHYPLPETILDWADKNGMLIIAEAGNWGYGDREMDDPELKAVYKKQLQEMMEANWNHPSIIAYSVGNEFDSHHQSGINWAREMFSFIKTIDTSRLNTLVSNKLDRTNVVKPEDEASFYADFICSNIYSNYKGFEATVNKIQRIYPEKPILISEWGQRADQVKSEDDRSRYIREIMSLLRKSSNVVGCSWWSFNDYYSRYAGSNKDGFRPWGLVDYTFRPRSAYQAQQAELSPVIITKKSYLNNTLIIELSARSDFPSYTVKGYKLRFRDGSIDVPTLKPGQKQEMKLMLKGDPDTETLHLVKPTGFEVFHTLIQLK from the coding sequence ATGAACTATCCAAAAATTAGATTAATTGTGTGCTGTATCCTGGTTTTGCAGACCTTTATGTTAAATGCACAGCAGAAATATGGTAAGATTTCCCTTAATGGTGAATGGCGGTTTTCGCTTGATTTTACCAATACTGGCCTAAAGCGCGGTTGGGAAAGCAATACCTATAAATCAGAGGGTGGCTGGGATAAGGCACAGGTGCCCCACAGTTTCTCAGCAGATGGCAGATACCTCTTTTATGAGGGGACGGGCTGGTACAGAAAACAGTTCGTTTTTAATGGTATGCCTGCAGATAGCAGGGTATTGCTGCATTTCGACGCTGTTTTTAACAGGTCTGAGATCTGGCTGAACGGTAAGAAGATCGGGACACATGAAGGTGGTTATACTCCTTTCGAATTCGAGGTAACGAAAGGTATTATTCCTGGTAAAAATTCATTAGTGGTCAAGGCAAACAACCATTTGGATTCTTTGACGATTCCGACCATACTGAGCAATCCTGCAAATGCAGGGAATGTGGGCTGGGTAAACTATGGCGGTATAACCAGAGATGTTTACTTGATGATCAAGCCTGAAACCTATCTCAAAAACGTAAAGATTGAAACAGCTCCCAATCTGGCGAAAGGAAACTCAGTACTGAAGATTAAAACCTTTATTGCAAATACAAAAGATCGTGACACCACAGTTAAAATAGGGGTAAGATTATTTAAAGACGGCAAGTTGGTCCCCGCAAAATTTAAATCAGTGCCGATTGAAATTGCCAAAAACAGCAATGGGAGTTCCATTACTGCCGTTGCCATTGATGCGAAGAACACCGAGCTCTGGAGTGTAGATCATCCTAAGTTATACAGGGCTGAGATTGTGCTTGGTAGCGATACACAAAATGTAAATTTCGGTATCAGGAAGGTTGAGGTAAAAGGTGCAAAGCTTTTAGTAAATGGAGAAAGTGTAAAATACGGTGGGGGCAATCTTGTGCTCGATTATCCAAAATTCGGTTCGGTGGTGAATGATACCATTGCCGATAAATACCTCAGGCTGATGAAGCAGGGTGGAATGGAATTTCAGCGTTTGAGCCATTACCCTTTGCCTGAAACAATATTGGACTGGGCCGATAAAAATGGCATGCTCATTATTGCCGAGGCCGGAAACTGGGGTTACGGAGATAGGGAAATGGATGATCCGGAACTTAAAGCGGTATATAAAAAACAGTTACAGGAAATGATGGAGGCAAACTGGAACCATCCTTCCATCATCGCCTATAGTGTCGGAAATGAATTTGATTCGCACCACCAATCGGGCATAAACTGGGCCAGGGAAATGTTCTCTTTTATCAAGACTATTGATACCAGTAGGCTAAATACATTGGTCAGTAACAAACTTGATCGGACAAATGTTGTTAAGCCTGAAGACGAGGCCAGCTTTTATGCTGATTTTATCTGTTCGAATATTTACAGCAACTATAAGGGCTTTGAGGCTACCGTAAATAAGATCCAACGGATTTATCCTGAAAAACCGATACTCATAAGTGAATGGGGACAAAGAGCAGACCAGGTCAAATCCGAAGATGACAGGAGTCGTTATATCAGAGAAATCATGAGCCTTCTGAGAAAGAGTTCAAATGTAGTCGGTTGTTCCTGGTGGTCTTTTAATGATTACTATAGCAGGTATGCCGGTAGTAATAAAGATGGTTTTAGACCTTGGGGCTTAGTTGACTATACATTCAGGCCCCGGTCTGCTTACCAAGCGCAACAGGCTGAACTTTCTCCTGTAATCATCACCAAGAAGAGTTATTTGAACAATACGCTGATTATTGAACTTTCCGCCAGAAGTGATTTTCCAAGCTATACGGTCAAAGGTTATAAACTCAGATTTCGTGATGGAAGCATCGATGTGCCGACGTTGAAACCCGGTCAAAAGCAGGAAATGAAACTTATGCTGAAAGGGGATCCAGATACAGAAACACTCCATCTGGTTAAACCAACAGGCTTTGAAGTTTTTCATACCCTTATACAACTTAAATAA
- a CDS encoding hypothetical protein (product_source=Hypo-rule applied; ko=KO:K21572; pfam=PF07980,PF14322; superfamily=48452) — MKSIYIHCISVLFIGTLGCKKLDRFPLDKPSTETFYSNKTELDLAVNALYNSGLYPQDGEEWSDNYWQRTGNGNDFIHGTTTIQSGAFSSVWLAAYKGIARANGILDNINKAQDVTSAYRLQVEAQARFARAYEYGILITHFGDVPLIKTTLTLTESKTVTRTSKAVIQKFVYDELDFAASVLPASYATGLQYYTKGAVLGIKARLAVSMNDWSTAADAAKKVMDLKVYSLYPSYRNLFLKAGQHSAEVMLSFPRSTTYNQFYDIQYTISRNTGGYASNIPTVEFIDSYECTDGKTIDKSALYNFKKPFENRDPRLKASIVTPGENWLGYIYENHPDSTMVFSTKDNKKVTNKDAKNASFPFASYTGYLWKKAIDDSQVAQYNKVDLDQIVLRYAEILLIYAEAKIELNQIDQSVLEAINMVRARAYGVSLTATGSYPAITTTVQADLRKVLRRERRVELVLEGQRYMDLLRWKIAEKVMTAKIYGVPINKADYPFPGTPTFDENDIPSYAAFSSKLSVLDTRAFNASKNYIWPVPYAELTLNPALGQNDGWK; from the coding sequence ATGAAATCAATATATATACACTGCATCTCTGTGCTTTTCATAGGTACTTTAGGTTGCAAAAAACTGGATAGGTTTCCATTGGACAAGCCCAGTACCGAAACTTTTTATTCCAATAAGACAGAACTGGATCTGGCGGTAAATGCGCTATACAACAGCGGCCTATACCCGCAGGATGGGGAAGAATGGAGTGATAATTACTGGCAGAGGACCGGTAATGGAAATGACTTTATCCATGGCACCACAACCATCCAGTCGGGTGCTTTTTCATCAGTCTGGCTGGCTGCCTATAAGGGGATAGCCAGGGCCAATGGGATTCTGGATAATATCAACAAGGCTCAGGATGTTACCTCGGCATACCGGCTCCAGGTTGAGGCGCAGGCTCGGTTCGCCAGGGCTTATGAGTATGGCATACTGATTACCCACTTTGGTGATGTGCCCCTGATCAAAACAACGCTTACGTTAACTGAATCCAAGACGGTAACACGGACATCAAAAGCCGTTATCCAGAAGTTTGTTTACGATGAACTTGATTTTGCAGCCTCGGTATTACCAGCCAGTTACGCCACCGGCTTGCAATATTATACAAAAGGAGCTGTGCTAGGCATAAAAGCCAGGTTGGCAGTATCCATGAACGATTGGTCAACCGCGGCCGATGCGGCCAAGAAAGTAATGGACCTTAAGGTATATAGCCTTTATCCATCTTACCGCAACCTGTTTTTAAAGGCCGGGCAGCACAGTGCAGAGGTTATGCTTTCTTTTCCAAGGTCCACTACCTATAATCAGTTTTATGATATCCAGTATACCATTAGCAGGAATACCGGAGGCTATGCCTCTAATATTCCAACGGTAGAATTTATCGATAGTTATGAATGTACTGATGGAAAAACAATAGACAAGTCTGCCCTTTACAACTTTAAAAAACCCTTCGAAAACCGCGATCCCCGGTTAAAAGCATCTATTGTTACGCCAGGAGAAAATTGGCTGGGCTATATTTATGAAAACCATCCCGACAGTACCATGGTGTTCAGTACCAAAGACAATAAGAAAGTAACGAATAAGGATGCGAAGAATGCCAGTTTCCCTTTCGCCAGTTACACGGGCTATCTATGGAAAAAAGCAATCGATGACAGTCAGGTTGCCCAATATAACAAGGTTGATCTGGATCAGATTGTGCTCCGTTATGCCGAGATCCTATTAATTTATGCTGAGGCCAAGATAGAACTTAACCAGATTGATCAGTCTGTACTTGAGGCGATCAATATGGTGCGCGCCAGGGCTTATGGTGTTTCCTTAACGGCTACCGGATCTTATCCCGCAATAACAACAACAGTTCAGGCTGATTTAAGAAAAGTGCTCAGAAGAGAGCGGCGGGTGGAATTGGTACTGGAAGGGCAGCGATATATGGATCTCCTGCGTTGGAAAATCGCTGAAAAGGTAATGACGGCCAAGATTTATGGAGTTCCGATAAATAAGGCTGACTATCCTTTCCCTGGAACACCGACCTTTGATGAAAATGATATCCCCTCTTATGCAGCTTTCAGTTCGAAACTGTCCGTCCTGGATACAAGAGCTTTTAATGCCTCGAAAAATTATATTTGGCCAGTGCCTTATGCCGAGCTGACTTTAAACCCCGCTCTGGGACAGAATGACGGATGGAAATAA